In one window of Opitutus sp. GAS368 DNA:
- a CDS encoding DUF481 domain-containing protein: MKPTLLKNLFRLTLALALASALPAADRIELADGSVVYGKLIGAEAGKFKVETAFAGTIEIAQDKIRSFTTDEAVNVQLATGSTVLGQVQVSPAGIAVVAKDGQVTADPAKVAAIWRAGVDSPETRQLKERAVKAERKWAYEASVAINGRTGGSERFAGALGLKATLESAQDKLIFVLQAEKARDNGVETANRQFAGADYSSFFDEKDVWYARTSIEKDKIKDLDLRSTTAFGVGRKLIKKKLQDLELRAGVSYIYENYANGTKFDSPGLDLALIHGYTFHNGRLNNLLGYTPAFKNFSNYRVHHETTYEMPITASLWKLKTGISNDYTSIPQPGIKRLDTLYFTSLILNWK; encoded by the coding sequence ATGAAACCCACGCTCCTGAAAAATCTCTTCCGCCTCACCCTGGCCCTCGCGCTGGCCTCGGCCCTGCCGGCGGCCGACCGCATCGAGCTGGCCGACGGCTCCGTTGTCTACGGCAAGCTCATCGGCGCCGAAGCGGGCAAGTTCAAGGTCGAGACCGCCTTCGCCGGCACGATCGAGATCGCGCAGGACAAGATCAGGAGCTTCACCACCGACGAGGCCGTGAACGTCCAGCTTGCCACCGGCAGCACGGTGCTCGGCCAGGTGCAGGTCAGCCCGGCGGGCATCGCGGTCGTGGCCAAGGACGGTCAGGTCACCGCCGACCCCGCCAAGGTCGCCGCCATCTGGCGCGCCGGGGTCGACAGCCCCGAGACCCGCCAGCTCAAGGAGCGGGCCGTCAAGGCCGAGCGCAAATGGGCCTACGAGGCCTCCGTCGCCATCAACGGCCGCACCGGCGGCAGCGAGCGGTTCGCCGGCGCCTTGGGCCTGAAGGCCACGCTCGAAAGCGCCCAGGACAAGCTGATCTTCGTCCTCCAGGCCGAAAAGGCCAGGGACAACGGCGTCGAGACCGCCAACCGGCAGTTTGCCGGCGCCGACTATTCTTCGTTCTTCGACGAAAAGGATGTCTGGTATGCCCGCACCTCGATCGAGAAGGACAAGATCAAGGACCTCGACCTCCGTTCGACCACGGCCTTCGGTGTCGGCCGCAAGCTCATCAAGAAGAAGCTGCAGGACCTCGAGCTCCGCGCCGGCGTGAGCTATATCTACGAGAATTATGCGAACGGCACCAAATTCGACTCGCCCGGCCTCGATCTCGCCCTGATTCACGGTTACACCTTCCACAACGGCCGGCTGAACAATTTGCTGGGCTACACGCCCGCGTTTAAAAATTTCAGCAATTATCGCGTCCATCACGAGACGACCTACGAAATGCCGATCACGGCCTCGCTGTGGAAGCTGAAGACCGGCATCAGCAACGACTACACGAGCATCCCGCAGCCCGGCATCAAACGGCTCGACACGCTTTACTTCACCAGCCTGATCCTGAACTGGAAGTAA
- a CDS encoding EamA family transporter produces the protein MPASLPFRHVLLALLTVTIWGSNFVAIKLALHDLPPLLLCTLRFVFVALPLAFFLPRPAIAWRQLFLYGLTMFALQFSFMFFGMKLGVSAGLASVMLQLQVFVTLALSAVFLRERISPMQIAGTLIAVTGFVVVAVHSGGEVSLAGLVCVLLAACSWAYGNFMSRRLGQVNPLALVVWGALVVPLPMGAASLALEGPAVVGQSLAHVGLTAALALAFIVYVSTHVGYSLWSWLLARHAASAITPFALLVPVVGMLTSALFLGEALPAWKLEAAGFVLTGLAVNIFGPRLLRTVPRPKTV, from the coding sequence GTGCCCGCCTCGCTCCCGTTCCGCCACGTCCTGCTCGCGCTCCTGACCGTCACGATCTGGGGGAGCAACTTCGTCGCCATCAAGCTGGCCCTGCACGACCTGCCGCCCCTGCTGCTGTGCACGCTGCGCTTTGTTTTCGTGGCGCTGCCGCTGGCGTTCTTCCTGCCGCGGCCGGCGATCGCGTGGCGGCAGCTGTTCCTTTACGGCCTCACGATGTTCGCGCTGCAGTTCAGCTTCATGTTCTTCGGGATGAAGCTCGGCGTGTCGGCCGGCCTGGCTTCCGTCATGCTCCAGCTGCAGGTGTTCGTGACCCTGGCGCTCTCGGCCGTCTTCCTCCGCGAGCGAATCAGCCCGATGCAGATCGCCGGCACGCTCATCGCGGTCACCGGTTTCGTCGTGGTGGCGGTGCATTCGGGCGGCGAGGTGTCGCTCGCGGGCCTGGTCTGCGTGCTGCTGGCGGCGTGCTCGTGGGCCTACGGCAATTTCATGTCCCGCCGCCTCGGCCAGGTGAACCCGCTGGCCCTCGTGGTCTGGGGCGCGCTCGTGGTGCCGCTGCCGATGGGCGCCGCCTCGCTCGCGCTGGAAGGCCCCGCGGTCGTCGGGCAAAGCCTGGCGCACGTCGGCCTGACCGCCGCGCTGGCGCTCGCGTTCATCGTCTACGTTTCGACGCACGTCGGCTACTCGCTGTGGAGCTGGCTGCTGGCCCGGCACGCGGCCTCGGCCATCACGCCGTTCGCGTTGCTCGTGCCGGTGGTCGGCATGCTCACTTCGGCGCTGTTCCTCGGCGAGGCCCTGCCGGCGTGGAAACTGGAGGCGGCCGGGTTCGTGCTGACCGGGCTCGCGGTCAATATCTTCGGCCCGCGCCTGCTGCGCACCGTGCCCCGCCCGAAGACCGTCTGA
- a CDS encoding DUF481 domain-containing protein — MSRTLLGNFIVWFVLGLAVAGRAAESEASARDVLVYKDGDRVQGRLLRQEGDILVFQSDRFGVLQVPVDRAVVIKAETPVASVAATPPVAAVPPVVPEPQEKKAAERAEAERVSRWEMFSPAVLTARLRNYFGPWHGRLAFSTEVVSDTADRSTLSLEGRLGRKWTANEVQLNGRFDYSETNKLTTTDIVKGDGLWRHDFTKNSFIQYRPTLEWNRANFKLGVPADYVLLQQEIGTGISLLATPARKLRVGVSENLFDVWNTSPPASHSSRTSESAFVETELRLPWGMLLTERGVYYYSFSSRNDGWENRLELTKKFTETFSTAIRHEIRRGSPDGTAQDYTRLKLLLGLDF; from the coding sequence ATGAGCCGCACTTTGCTGGGAAATTTCATCGTCTGGTTTGTCCTGGGGCTCGCCGTCGCCGGCCGGGCGGCCGAATCCGAGGCGTCCGCGCGCGATGTGCTGGTCTACAAGGATGGCGACCGCGTGCAGGGCCGGCTGCTCCGGCAGGAGGGCGACATCCTGGTGTTCCAGTCCGATCGTTTCGGGGTCCTGCAGGTGCCGGTGGATCGCGCCGTGGTGATCAAGGCGGAAACTCCCGTCGCATCCGTGGCGGCCACGCCGCCGGTGGCCGCGGTCCCGCCAGTTGTCCCGGAGCCGCAGGAAAAAAAGGCGGCCGAGCGCGCCGAGGCGGAGCGGGTTTCCCGGTGGGAGATGTTCTCACCCGCGGTGCTGACGGCCAGGCTGCGCAACTATTTCGGCCCGTGGCACGGGCGGCTCGCCTTCTCGACCGAAGTCGTGTCGGACACCGCGGACCGGAGCACCCTGTCGCTCGAGGGCCGGCTGGGTCGCAAGTGGACCGCCAACGAGGTGCAGTTGAACGGTCGCTTCGATTACAGCGAGACCAACAAGCTCACGACCACGGACATCGTCAAGGGTGACGGGCTCTGGCGGCATGATTTCACGAAGAACAGCTTCATCCAATACCGGCCCACGCTGGAGTGGAACCGGGCCAATTTTAAGCTGGGGGTGCCGGCCGACTATGTGCTGCTCCAGCAGGAAATCGGTACGGGCATCAGCCTGCTGGCCACGCCCGCGCGCAAGCTGCGCGTCGGTGTGTCGGAAAATTTGTTCGATGTCTGGAACACCTCGCCGCCGGCCTCGCACAGCTCGCGCACCTCCGAGTCCGCGTTCGTCGAGACCGAACTGCGGCTGCCGTGGGGGATGCTGCTCACGGAGCGCGGCGTCTACTACTATTCCTTTTCCTCCCGGAACGATGGCTGGGAGAACCGCCTCGAACTGACCAAGAAGTTCACGGAGACGTTCAGCACGGCGATCCGGCACGAGATCCGCCGGGGCAGCCCCGACGGCACGGCGCAGGACTACACGCGCCTGAAGCTGCTGCTGGGCCTGGACTTCTAG
- a CDS encoding GTP-binding protein, whose translation MSDNCIPVTVLTGFLGAGKTTLLNRILTEQHGKKIAVIENEFGEVGVDNQLVIQSDEEIFEMNNGCICCTVRGDLLRILGRLMKRKDRLDAILIETTGLANPAPVAQTFFTDPEMKEQFALDAIVTLVDAKHILLHLDDSPEAMKQVGFADVIILNKTDLVTPIELDVLEKRLHGINGVAKIHRTKNAEIAIDKVLNVGGFNLDRAVEVDPQFLETEYPFEWAGAYELQPGTYDLGIGAHDHGGHDHEHHHECAPGCDHNSLDVVIYPLGAAATSPRSAHGEVAVPPVYEEAIKKTVIAYSDWEKITLPGETVAADGKMHRLKLKDESGHFPVKIEKAGHYVLFTGHDVPTHLYKLGAAATPPRSDRSEVAAAPGKTIVRYGWDRTFRHEHSHDEEVSSVGISIEGELDGKKLNDWISKLLAEKGGDIFRMKGVLVVKGTKKRLVFQGVHMLFDAKFDREWKDGENRTNTLVFIGKNLDRAALTEGFKACLAG comes from the coding sequence ATGTCCGACAACTGCATCCCCGTCACCGTCCTCACCGGCTTCCTCGGCGCCGGCAAGACCACCCTGCTCAACCGCATCCTCACCGAGCAGCACGGCAAGAAGATCGCCGTCATCGAAAACGAGTTCGGCGAGGTCGGCGTGGACAACCAGCTCGTCATCCAGTCCGACGAGGAGATCTTCGAGATGAACAACGGCTGCATCTGCTGCACCGTCCGCGGCGACCTCCTCCGCATCCTCGGCCGCCTGATGAAGCGCAAAGACCGGCTCGACGCCATTCTCATCGAGACCACCGGTCTGGCCAACCCGGCGCCCGTCGCCCAGACCTTCTTCACCGACCCGGAGATGAAGGAGCAGTTCGCCCTCGATGCCATCGTCACCCTGGTCGACGCCAAGCACATCCTGCTCCACCTCGACGACTCGCCTGAGGCGATGAAGCAGGTCGGCTTCGCCGACGTCATCATCCTCAACAAGACCGACCTCGTCACGCCCATCGAGCTCGACGTCCTTGAGAAACGCCTGCACGGCATCAACGGCGTCGCGAAGATCCATCGCACAAAGAACGCCGAGATCGCCATCGACAAGGTGCTCAACGTCGGCGGCTTCAACCTCGACCGCGCCGTCGAGGTCGACCCGCAGTTCCTCGAGACCGAGTATCCGTTCGAGTGGGCCGGGGCCTACGAGCTGCAGCCCGGCACCTACGACCTCGGCATCGGCGCGCATGATCACGGTGGCCACGACCACGAGCATCACCACGAATGCGCACCGGGCTGCGACCACAACTCCCTCGACGTCGTGATTTATCCCCTTGGAGCCGCGGCGACCTCGCCGCGGTCGGCGCACGGCGAGGTCGCCGTGCCTCCAGTATACGAGGAAGCCATCAAAAAGACGGTGATCGCCTATTCCGACTGGGAGAAGATCACCCTGCCCGGCGAGACCGTCGCCGCCGACGGCAAGATGCACCGCCTGAAGCTCAAGGACGAGAGCGGCCACTTTCCCGTGAAGATTGAAAAAGCCGGCCACTACGTGCTCTTCACCGGCCACGATGTGCCGACGCACCTTTATAAACTTGGAGCCGCGGCGACCCCGCCGCGTTCCGACCGCAGCGAGGTCGCTGCGGCTCCAGGGAAAACCATCGTCCGCTACGGCTGGGACCGGACCTTCCGCCATGAGCACTCGCACGACGAGGAGGTGTCGTCCGTCGGCATCAGCATCGAGGGGGAGCTCGACGGCAAGAAGCTCAACGACTGGATCTCGAAGCTGCTCGCGGAAAAGGGCGGCGATATTTTCCGTATGAAGGGCGTGCTTGTCGTGAAGGGCACGAAGAAGCGCCTCGTCTTCCAGGGCGTGCACATGCTCTTCGACGCGAAGTTCGACCGCGAGTGGAAGGACGGCGAGAACCGCACCAACACGCTCGTCTTCATCGGCAAGAATCTCGACCGCGCCGCCCTGACCGAGGGCTTCAAGGCCTGCCTGGCAGGCTAA
- a CDS encoding toll/interleukin-1 receptor domain-containing protein: MPGDAQDPTPPPLPSVFISYASADRAAARLLRDCLTAAGLEVWLDEDELGGGEAWDAKIRNQIRTCTYFMPVISATTEVRREGYFRREWRLAVERTLDFADDVMFLVPVVIDDTRDAGARVPEKFFTVQWLRMPGGQPTPALMDLAKRLARGEAVAIAPAAPLAPPAAEGSRKSRRAAEPPPPFPKFPAFPEPGHRARFIYDLVLWFGHLIHSLWNHLPRLVRVIAAIVIIFNLISWIFKDRQPAVVADKNKSEAAAEVNKALWNVGNPNRPRRAKGTVAGAIESVMGAAAETLQTGRPVALVTFSGAGEKNGDYAEEVFGEVCTQLQKDGKPQWGLSPLPLKADALDAEVVSRGVRMKSRFVLTGHAGVLLPGTPPAFTARLFDVATNQLVWKETFETAKNEPEAVAQRIAAEVIKRLEPPAPTPPPTPNT; the protein is encoded by the coding sequence ATGCCGGGCGACGCCCAGGACCCTACGCCACCGCCGCTGCCGTCGGTTTTCATCAGCTACGCCTCCGCCGACCGGGCGGCGGCGCGGTTGCTGCGCGACTGCCTGACGGCGGCGGGGCTGGAAGTCTGGCTCGACGAGGACGAGCTGGGCGGCGGCGAGGCGTGGGACGCCAAGATCCGCAACCAGATCCGCACCTGCACCTACTTCATGCCGGTGATCTCGGCCACGACCGAGGTGCGGCGCGAGGGCTACTTCCGCCGCGAGTGGCGTCTCGCCGTCGAGCGCACGCTGGATTTCGCCGACGACGTGATGTTCCTCGTGCCCGTCGTGATCGACGATACGCGCGATGCCGGCGCCCGTGTGCCGGAGAAATTCTTCACCGTCCAGTGGCTGCGCATGCCCGGCGGCCAGCCGACCCCCGCATTGATGGACCTCGCGAAGAGACTCGCGCGCGGCGAGGCGGTCGCCATCGCCCCGGCGGCCCCGCTCGCGCCCCCCGCGGCCGAGGGTTCGCGCAAGTCCCGCCGCGCGGCCGAGCCCCCGCCGCCCTTCCCGAAGTTCCCCGCGTTTCCCGAGCCCGGCCACCGGGCGCGGTTCATCTACGACCTCGTGCTCTGGTTCGGCCACCTGATCCATTCGTTGTGGAACCATCTGCCGCGCCTGGTCCGCGTCATCGCGGCGATCGTGATCATCTTCAACCTGATCTCCTGGATCTTCAAGGATCGCCAGCCGGCGGTCGTCGCCGACAAGAACAAATCCGAAGCGGCCGCCGAGGTGAACAAGGCCCTGTGGAACGTCGGCAACCCCAACCGCCCCAGGCGGGCCAAGGGCACGGTGGCCGGCGCGATCGAGTCGGTCATGGGCGCGGCCGCGGAAACCCTGCAGACGGGCCGGCCCGTCGCTTTGGTCACCTTCAGCGGCGCGGGCGAGAAGAACGGGGACTACGCCGAGGAGGTTTTCGGTGAGGTTTGCACGCAGCTGCAAAAGGACGGCAAGCCGCAGTGGGGCCTCAGCCCGCTGCCGCTCAAGGCGGACGCGCTCGACGCCGAGGTGGTCAGCCGCGGCGTGCGGATGAAAAGCCGTTTCGTGCTCACCGGCCACGCGGGGGTGCTCCTGCCCGGCACGCCGCCCGCGTTCACCGCCCGGCTGTTCGACGTGGCCACGAACCAGCTGGTCTGGAAGGAAACCTTTGAGACCGCCAAGAACGAGCCCGAGGCCGTCGCCCAGCGCATCGCCGCCGAGGTGATCAAGCGGCTCGAGCCGCCCGCCCCTACGCCGCCGCCGACCCCGAACACCTGA
- a CDS encoding WD40 repeat domain-containing protein, giving the protein MNFSKHWAATLDDYAIDLAWSPDGALLAVASAAGGITLYDAATGAVRHALSGHADGANCLAWMPVVGRVVPDEPGAPSAHPEDSPYLLATGGQDGCVRFWDATTGTQTAEVKLGNAWVEHLAWQPVGRVVPDEPHPSPARPEDSPYLFAAAGKRLVALKPDGSVAHAFPDAPKTISALAWRPDGSACAAACFGHVVVWDATAFTAQKEFPYGNAIYALTWSPDGRWLVAGCHDNAVHLWVPAEDLELHMSGYETRLKELSFSQDSKWLATGGGKDVCVWDCAGAGPEGREPLQLPQTARTTAVAFQNQHSLLATGDASGVFTLWGPTRKNPMVAEAKMPSAATKFAWSADDALLAVGTEKGVVYVFKTA; this is encoded by the coding sequence ATGAATTTTTCCAAGCACTGGGCCGCGACCCTCGACGACTACGCCATCGACCTCGCTTGGTCGCCGGACGGGGCGCTCCTCGCCGTCGCGTCCGCCGCGGGCGGCATCACGCTCTACGACGCCGCGACCGGCGCGGTGCGGCACGCCCTCTCCGGCCATGCCGACGGTGCGAACTGCCTGGCGTGGATGCCGGTGGTAGGGCGAGTCGTCCCTGACGAGCCGGGCGCACCTTCGGCTCATCCGGAGGATTCGCCCTACCTCCTCGCCACCGGCGGACAAGACGGCTGCGTGCGCTTCTGGGATGCGACAACCGGCACCCAAACCGCCGAGGTGAAACTCGGCAATGCCTGGGTCGAGCATCTCGCGTGGCAGCCGGTAGGGCGAGTCGTCCCCGACGAGCCGCACCCGAGCCCGGCTCGTCCGGAGGACTCGCCCTACCTCTTCGCCGCCGCCGGGAAGCGGCTCGTGGCGCTCAAACCCGACGGCTCGGTCGCCCACGCTTTCCCGGATGCACCGAAGACCATCTCCGCTCTGGCGTGGCGACCGGATGGCTCCGCCTGCGCCGCCGCGTGTTTCGGCCACGTCGTCGTGTGGGATGCGACAGCGTTTACCGCGCAGAAGGAATTTCCCTACGGCAACGCGATCTATGCGCTCACCTGGTCGCCCGACGGCCGCTGGCTCGTCGCGGGCTGCCACGACAACGCCGTCCACCTCTGGGTGCCGGCCGAAGACCTCGAGCTGCACATGAGCGGCTACGAGACGCGCCTCAAGGAGCTTTCCTTCAGCCAGGACTCGAAGTGGCTGGCCACCGGTGGCGGCAAGGACGTCTGCGTGTGGGATTGCGCCGGCGCCGGCCCCGAAGGTCGCGAGCCGCTGCAACTGCCGCAGACCGCCCGCACGACCGCGGTGGCTTTTCAAAACCAGCACAGCCTGCTCGCCACCGGCGACGCCAGTGGCGTGTTCACGTTGTGGGGCCCGACGCGCAAGAACCCGATGGTCGCTGAAGCGAAGATGCCTTCCGCCGCGACGAAGTTCGCCTGGTCCGCCGACGACGCGCTGCTGGCCGTCGGCACCGAGAAGGGCGTGGTCTACGTCTTTAAGACGGCCTGA